A stretch of Physeter macrocephalus isolate SW-GA chromosome 8, ASM283717v5, whole genome shotgun sequence DNA encodes these proteins:
- the IRX2 gene encoding iroquois-class homeodomain protein IRX-2 isoform X2 produces the protein MSYPQGYLYQAPGSLALYSCPAYGASALAAPRSEELARSASGSAFSPYPGSAAFTAQAATGFGSPLQYSADAAAAAAGFPSYMGAPYDAHTTGMTGAIGYHPYGSAAYPYQLNDPAYRKNATRDATATLKAWLNEHRKNPYPTKGEKIMLAIITKMTLTQVSTWFANARRRLKKENKMTWAPRNKSEDEDEDEGDSARSKEESPDKAQEGTETSAEDEGISLHVDSLTDHSCSADSDGEKLPCRAGDPLCESGSECKEKYDDLEEDDEDDDEEGERDLAPPKPVTSSPLTGVEAPLLSPPSEAAPRGGGGGGKTPLGSRTSPGAPPPASKPKLWSLAEIATSDLKQPSLGPGCAPPGLPAAAAPASSGAPPGGSPYPASPLLGRHLYYTSPFYGNYTNYGNLNAALQGQGLLRYNSAAAAPGEALHAAPKAASDAGKAGAHPLEPHYRPPGGGYEPKKDASEGCTVVGGGLQPYL, from the exons ATGTCCTACCCGCAGGGCTACCTGTACCAGGCGCCCGGCTCGCTGGCGCTCTACTCGTGCCCGGCGTACGGCGCGTCGGCACTGGCGGCGCCGCGCAGCGAGGAGCTGGCGCGCTCGGCGTCGGGCTCGGCGTTCAGCCCGTACCCGGGCTCGGCGGCCTTCACCGCGCAGGCGGCCACGGGCTTCGGCAGCCCGCTGCAGTACTCGGccgacgccgccgccgccgccgccggcttCCCATCCTACATG GGTGCGCCTTACGACGCGCACACGACCGGGATGACGGGCGCCATCGGCTACCACCCGTATGGGAGCGCGGCCTACCCGTACCAGCTCAACGACCCGGCCTACCGCAAGAACGCCACGCGGGACGCCACGGCCACGCTCAAGGCCTGGCTCAACGAGCACCGCAAGAACCCCTACCCCACCAAGGGCGAGAAGATCATGCTGGCCATCATCACCAAGATGACCCTCACCCAGGTGTCCACCTGGTTCGCCAACGCGCGCCGGCGCCTCAAGAAGGAGAACAAGATGACGTGGGCCCCCAGGAACAAAAgcgaggacgaggacgaggacgaggGCGACTCGGCAAGGAGCAAGGAGGAGAGTCCGGACAAGGCGCAGGAGGGCACCGAGACTTCGGCGGAGGACGAAG GGATCAGCCTGCACGTCGACTCGCTCACGGATCACTCGTGCTCCGCCGACTCGGACGGAGAGAAGCTGCCGTGCCGGGCCGGGGACCCCCTGTGCGAGTCGGGCTCGGAGTGCAAGGAGAAGTACGACGACCTGGAGGAGGACGACGAGGACGACGACGAGGAGGGAGAGCGGGACCTGGCGCCGCCCAAGCCCGTGACCTCGTCGCCGCTCACCGGCGTGGAGGCGCCGCTGCTGAGCCCCCCATCCGAGGCCGCCCCccgcgggggcggcggcggcggcaagACGCCCCTGGGCAGCCGGACGTCGCCGGGCGCGCCGCCGCCCGCCAGCAAGCCCAAGCTGTGGTCTCTGGCCGAGATCGCCACGTCGGACCTCAAGCAGCCGAGCCTGGGCCCGGGCTGCGCGCCGCCGGGGCTGCCAGCGGCCGCCGCGCCCGCCTCGTCCGGGGCGCCGCCGGGCGGCTCGCCCTACCCCGCGTCGCCGCTGCTCGGCCGCCACCTCTACTACACGTCGCCCTTCTACGGCAACTACACAAACTACGGGAACTTGAACGCGGCGCTGCAGGGCCAGGGGCTCCTGCGGTACAACTCGGCGGCCGCGGCCCCCGGAGAGGCGCTGCACGCCGCGCCCAAGGCTGCCAGCGACGCGGGCAAGGCGGGCGCGCACCCGCTGGAGCCCCACTACCGGCCCCCCGGCGGCGGCTACGAGCCCAAGAAAG
- the IRX2 gene encoding iroquois-class homeodomain protein IRX-2 isoform X1 produces MSYPQGYLYQAPGSLALYSCPAYGASALAAPRSEELARSASGSAFSPYPGSAAFTAQAATGFGSPLQYSADAAAAAAGFPSYMGAPYDAHTTGMTGAIGYHPYGSAAYPYQLNDPAYRKNATRDATATLKAWLNEHRKNPYPTKGEKIMLAIITKMTLTQVSTWFANARRRLKKENKMTWAPRNKSEDEDEDEGDSARSKEESPDKAQEGTETSAEDEGISLHVDSLTDHSCSADSDGEKLPCRAGDPLCESGSECKEKYDDLEEDDEDDDEEGERDLAPPKPVTSSPLTGVEAPLLSPPSEAAPRGGGGGGKTPLGSRTSPGAPPPASKPKLWSLAEIATSDLKQPSLGPGCAPPGLPAAAAPASSGAPPGGSPYPASPLLGRHLYYTSPFYGNYTNYGNLNAALQGQGLLRYNSAAAAPGEALHAAPKAASDAGKAGAHPLEPHYRPPGGGYEPKKGRRPAARGALGAGAPAGPRLVSTLEEPGEGPRDL; encoded by the exons ATGTCCTACCCGCAGGGCTACCTGTACCAGGCGCCCGGCTCGCTGGCGCTCTACTCGTGCCCGGCGTACGGCGCGTCGGCACTGGCGGCGCCGCGCAGCGAGGAGCTGGCGCGCTCGGCGTCGGGCTCGGCGTTCAGCCCGTACCCGGGCTCGGCGGCCTTCACCGCGCAGGCGGCCACGGGCTTCGGCAGCCCGCTGCAGTACTCGGccgacgccgccgccgccgccgccggcttCCCATCCTACATG GGTGCGCCTTACGACGCGCACACGACCGGGATGACGGGCGCCATCGGCTACCACCCGTATGGGAGCGCGGCCTACCCGTACCAGCTCAACGACCCGGCCTACCGCAAGAACGCCACGCGGGACGCCACGGCCACGCTCAAGGCCTGGCTCAACGAGCACCGCAAGAACCCCTACCCCACCAAGGGCGAGAAGATCATGCTGGCCATCATCACCAAGATGACCCTCACCCAGGTGTCCACCTGGTTCGCCAACGCGCGCCGGCGCCTCAAGAAGGAGAACAAGATGACGTGGGCCCCCAGGAACAAAAgcgaggacgaggacgaggacgaggGCGACTCGGCAAGGAGCAAGGAGGAGAGTCCGGACAAGGCGCAGGAGGGCACCGAGACTTCGGCGGAGGACGAAG GGATCAGCCTGCACGTCGACTCGCTCACGGATCACTCGTGCTCCGCCGACTCGGACGGAGAGAAGCTGCCGTGCCGGGCCGGGGACCCCCTGTGCGAGTCGGGCTCGGAGTGCAAGGAGAAGTACGACGACCTGGAGGAGGACGACGAGGACGACGACGAGGAGGGAGAGCGGGACCTGGCGCCGCCCAAGCCCGTGACCTCGTCGCCGCTCACCGGCGTGGAGGCGCCGCTGCTGAGCCCCCCATCCGAGGCCGCCCCccgcgggggcggcggcggcggcaagACGCCCCTGGGCAGCCGGACGTCGCCGGGCGCGCCGCCGCCCGCCAGCAAGCCCAAGCTGTGGTCTCTGGCCGAGATCGCCACGTCGGACCTCAAGCAGCCGAGCCTGGGCCCGGGCTGCGCGCCGCCGGGGCTGCCAGCGGCCGCCGCGCCCGCCTCGTCCGGGGCGCCGCCGGGCGGCTCGCCCTACCCCGCGTCGCCGCTGCTCGGCCGCCACCTCTACTACACGTCGCCCTTCTACGGCAACTACACAAACTACGGGAACTTGAACGCGGCGCTGCAGGGCCAGGGGCTCCTGCGGTACAACTCGGCGGCCGCGGCCCCCGGAGAGGCGCTGCACGCCGCGCCCAAGGCTGCCAGCGACGCGGGCAAGGCGGGCGCGCACCCGCTGGAGCCCCACTACCGGCCCCCCGGCGGCGGCTACGAGCCCAAGAAAGGTAGGCGGCCTGCGGCCCGCGgggccctgggggcgggggcgccggCGGGACCCCGGTTGGTGAGCACCCTCGAGGAGCCGGGGGAGGGGCCGCGGGACCTGTAG